One window from the genome of Enterobacteriaceae bacterium Kacie_13 encodes:
- a CDS encoding ABC transporter permease subunit has protein sequence MSKRLKGYLSTCISVCLTLFGLSVVTFFIGRVMPTDPVLAAVGDNAPQAVVERVRHEMGLDQPLWLQFFHYLSQVFHGDLGRSALTSNLVTTDIARFFPATLELATAAIIIAALVGIPLGVWAATRQGSWVDQIIRVVCLAGHSLPVFVLALLSLLIFYSVLGIAPGPGRQDIIYQDMIPQVTGLLTVDSLIAGDMGAFWDALAHMAQPVLILAYFSMAYITRMTRTFMLNALSGEYVITARAKGLSAQRVIWKHAFPTVGVQLITVLALTYAGLLEGAVVTENVFSWPGLGQYLTVSLMNADMNPVIGSTLLIGAIYVLLNLLADLLYRLLDPRVK, from the coding sequence GTGAGCAAGAGACTCAAAGGCTATCTGAGTACCTGCATCAGCGTTTGTCTTACTTTGTTTGGTCTGTCGGTAGTGACGTTTTTTATCGGTCGCGTCATGCCGACGGATCCGGTCCTGGCTGCGGTTGGCGATAACGCCCCGCAGGCAGTCGTCGAACGGGTTCGTCACGAAATGGGGCTGGATCAGCCCCTCTGGTTGCAGTTCTTCCATTACCTCAGTCAGGTGTTTCACGGCGACTTAGGCCGTTCGGCTCTGACCTCTAATCTGGTCACCACCGATATCGCCCGCTTCTTCCCCGCCACGCTGGAGCTGGCGACGGCGGCCATTATCATTGCGGCCTTGGTGGGCATTCCGCTGGGTGTCTGGGCAGCAACGCGTCAGGGCAGTTGGGTCGATCAGATCATCCGCGTGGTGTGTCTGGCCGGTCATTCACTGCCGGTGTTTGTACTGGCCTTGCTCAGCCTGCTGATTTTCTACTCCGTGCTGGGCATTGCGCCGGGGCCGGGGCGTCAGGACATCATCTATCAGGACATGATCCCACAAGTCACCGGGCTGTTAACGGTCGATTCGCTGATCGCCGGTGATATGGGCGCGTTCTGGGATGCGCTGGCGCACATGGCGCAGCCGGTGCTGATCCTCGCGTATTTCAGCATGGCCTACATTACCCGCATGACCCGTACCTTTATGCTCAATGCGCTAAGCGGCGAATACGTGATCACCGCCCGCGCCAAGGGATTATCGGCGCAACGAGTGATCTGGAAACACGCTTTTCCGACCGTCGGCGTGCAGCTCATCACCGTGCTGGCACTCACCTACGCTGGTTTGCTGGAAGGTGCGGTGGTCACCGAAAACGTCTTCTCCTGGCCGGGTCTCGGACAATATCTCACCGTCTCGTTGATGAATGCGGATATGAATCCGGTGATCGGCTCCACGCTGCTGATTGGTGCGATTTACGTGT